The following is a genomic window from Synechococcus sp. JA-2-3B'a(2-13).
CCAGCTCCAGAGCCAACACCTGGGTCAGCGCACGGTTGGTCTTTTCGCGAAACTCGGCCACGCTCACCCGTCCCAGCAAATGCACGGCCAGCAACATCACCGCTGCCTCCACCCCAAAGACGGTGGCATAGGCAAGCACTGAAGAAGTGGGGAAGAGAATGCGCCCCAGATCGAGCAAAGCCCCGCCGAGCAAGGTGGAAACCGCCTGGGACATGGCCTGGGCCAGACCCCAAGCCCCGATAAAGGTGCCTGCCGTCTCCGCTGCCGTCAAGTCCAACATGAGGCTAATGGCGCCATTGGTGGTGATCCCAGAAGCCAAGCCAAACAGGATCATACACAGCTGCAGCAGCCGTGGATTGCCTGTAAACCCTGAGGCAATGGTCAGCCCAAAAGAGATTGCCACCAGCAGGCAGCCCAGACGAGCCGTTGTCTGCTTGCCTAGCTTAGGCACGATGAAAAATCCGGTCAGCACAATCCCTGCCAAAATACCCAGGCTCCAAAAGGCATTGAGCTGGGTGCTCTGGGCCACCGTCATGCCAAACACCTCGCCGCCGTAGGGTTCTAGGATCGGCTGTTGGATAAACAGGCCCATGGTCATCAACACCAAGAAGCCGAAAAAGATCAGGGTTTGGCGGCTGGCGGTCAGCACCTTGATGGCCGTACCCAGGGTGATTTGGTCTTCTCGTCCGGCCAAGGTGGAACGGGATCCGTAGCGGGAATAGCGCTTTTCCACTCCCCAGGTGGCGATCACCCCCAGCAGGATCACCACGGCTGGAATGATGACGAAGAGGCGGTTGACGGTGCTCTGCAGGTTGTCTGGCTGCAAGCCCCGCAGCAGAACTGCCGAGCCAATGGCCCCGCCGGCAATCCCCACCATCAACATAGACCAGACGATCCCCACCAACTTAGAGCGGTTGTCCTCGTCTGACACATCCACCAGCAAAGCCGCAAAAGGCGTGGAGCAGGCGCTGAGGCAGAGACCATAGAGGGCAAACATCAAACAGGCCAAGCCTACCCAGCCATAGGTGGCTCCAGACCAACCCGTGGCCGCAAAGCTCTCCCCCAAACCCCACACCACCTGCACCCCCAGGAAGATACAAACGGCAAATAGAACCGATCCCAGACGCACATAGCCGGTGCGATGCAGGCCAAACAGGGGCTTGGCATCCGAGAGCTGCCCAAACCAAACCCGAGCCGGGGAGACCAACTGGTGCATGGCTAGGGATCCCCCCACCACCGTTGCCGGGATGGCCAGCAGATCCGTGTCGATCATGACGCGGTTCAGCACTCCCAGAGTGAGCAGCGACATCATTCCCAAGCCCATCTGAAACAGGCCCAGGCGGAACATGACATGCAGCGGCAAAGACTGAACCTGCACCTGAGGCTCTGGAGAAGCTGGAGTTACAGAAGCCACAGAAGCGTTGACCTCGGGATCCCGGCGAATATTGGCCATGATCTGGAATGATCTGCGAAAGCGCTACAGCCTCTTATCCTAGCCCAGGCAGCCTGGGATCCCGGCAAAAGCATGGGGTTGCCAAAAGCGAAACCGCCACGTCCTCTCCCCTTTTGGGAGCTATTGTCAGGGTATAGTCCCCCAATTTCCAATCCTCAGGAATATTGCTATGCGCGCCCCCATCCCCTGGCTGCTGAGTTCACTGAGCTGGGTGGGCATTTCCCTGGCCGCTCCGCCGATGGTGTCTACTTCTCAGGCAACCCCTACGGATTTTCCCCTCCACCAGTTCCTTTCTTCCCCCTCGCCTTCAGAGTGGGCAGAGTACTTGGCCTACAGGCAGGTGATTGACCAGACGATCTCCATGACCTGGGATCCGCAAGCGCGAGCCTTGGCAAAGCAGTATGGGCTGGATATCGTCAACATCACCTGGGAAGATACCGGACGCCACAAGGGATCTGCCCTTGGCCCCAACATCAGCGACATGACCATCCAGGTACAACAGCTCAACCCCAGAACGGGTCACTACGAGCTGAGCTTGATGCCGGTGATCCGCTACCCCAACTTTGCCGATCTGTCTGCCGACCTGCCCCTCGATAGCCTACAGGTGCTGGTGGGCAACGAAAAAGGAAAACCCCTGCAACCCGTGTCGCTGCGAGAGCTGCTGGGGAATCTGCGCCGCTACTTACATGATCCCGGCTCTTGGGCCGGCAACCGCAACTCCCTGCTGGCTCCACGGGATAGCCATGTGTTGGTGAGCGCCCAGGCCGCCTTTTTGCCTATCCCTGCCGGGGGATCCGCTCAATTCAACCCGGTGCTGTTCAACTACCAATCCCATCCCGGCAACCCAGCCGTGCTGGCAATCTTGGCCACCCACGAGGGCACCAGCATTACGGTGATCGAGAACCGCACCGAAGATAAGGTAGATAAGGTGGGCGGGGCTATTTGGGGCCAGCGCCTTTTCTTCAATCAAAACGGTGAACGGGCCAGCCTCACCGGGCAGCGCCTCAGCGATTTTCGGGCCGAGCAAGCCGCCAACCCAACCCCTCAGGATCCCCATTCGGCGGAAGTAGCAGAAGAAGCCCTGAACCTGGTGATGGTGATCCAAGTACCTGATACATTCACGCTGAACTCTCCTGAACATGGTTCAGGAAAGAAGCGATCGCATCCTGCCTATCTCTGTTCGCGTCAGCGGGACGGAGTCCAAACAGGAAGGCGGTATCCCGCAAAGCCCTGAGGAATACCCCCCGAGCGCTTTCCCCCTTCACTTCCCGGCAACCGTTGCGGTGGACTCAAGGATCAGGGGGAAACTTGGTCTACTATATCCCTCTCAATGACTTTTGCCAAACCGCCTAAAGCTCAGTAAATTCAGCAAAGTTCAGGGTTTTGGGGGTTAGAGGCATGCTCTCCAGCAGCGGCAGCCGCCGCGAAGGGAAGTTGAGGATATCTCTGTCAAGTTTTTCGGACCCGCAGCCGACCTGGCCGGCCTCAGCAATGTAGAAGCCGCTGTCATCGGACATGGAGAGGTAGAGGGCCCCTTCACCGAGGTCAACAACCTGGACATCGAGCGGGATCCTCGCTTTCCCATTCGGGTCACGGTCCAGTTCTACAAAGCCACCGACAATGGCGTGGTCTCTGCTGAAGACATGGCCCAAATCCACCATCAAATTGCCCGCGTCTATCGAGAGGCCGACTATGTGGGCAGCTTGGTGCTTCAGCGGGACACAGGCCGACCTACGGAGTACAACCGCGACGCAGAGACAGAGCGCCCCTTTCCCTTTCCTTGGTTTCCTTGGTGGCTTCCTTGGTTTCCTTGGTGGCCGCGACGCTAGGGCCTGCTGCGCATTTTTCCCACAACCTGCCGCCAGGTGGCAACATCTTCTCGCGCCTGGGTTTCTCCACTACACTGACTACTGACCTGACGCCAAGGGGAATGGGTGTCGGCCCGATATCCTCGGCAAGGTCAGGGTCTGCAGAGACAGTTGCCAAGGTCTCATTTCTTGAGGCCATGGTGCTTGTCTGTGCCAGCTCTTGCCCAAGGCAGTGGGGAGCTTTTCCTGCAACACTATGGCTGACGCAGTTCCCGTTCGGCGCTACGACCTGTTTGTGCAGGCTTCCCGGCTGCTGCAGCGCTACCGGCAGCTCACGCCGGAACTCCGTCCCATAGGGCTAGAGGTGGCTCTGGCCATCCAGTATCACCGCGCTCAGGCCGGATCGGGATCCCTCTTGCCTTGGGTGGGATCCCCTCGCGGACTGCCCTTGCAGCAAGTGGCCCAGCGCATTTGCGACCCGTTTTACAGCAAAACCCACCCTCTTTTACCGACCTTGCCCGAAACCGGCGAGCCTTTGGTGTGGCCTCTGTTCAACCAGGGGGAAAACGGTTTGATCCGGCCCCTGGCCCCGAGCAAAGTGGGCGGGAAACTGGCGGAACGGCGCTGGCTCAAAGCCTGCAACAGCCAGGAAGGGATCGGCTGTCATGCCTTGGCGGCCCACTTGTGGCAAGACGAGCGCTTTTTGGCCGAAGACCGGGATCTCTGTCCTTTCCGCCTTTATGATGGGCGCTACCCCTTGAGCGTGGATCAAGGGCGGCAGACCTGCGGCTTTGACGATCACCCCTGTGGCTGGCAGCCGGGACACCCCAAAATGTTGCAGGTGGTGGGCAAAGGCAAACAGGCCGAGATCCTGCTCCCCCACTGGACGGATGACATGTGGGCGATGCTCATTCCCTCCCATCGTCCGCTGCCGATTTACCCGCTCTTGGTGATGCTTTACTTTGGCCAGGAAACTTTGCAAAAGGGGCGGAGCAGCCTCTCCATCGAGCAATTTCGTCTGGATTTTCAGTTTAGCCAGTCTCAACTGCGCCTGTTGTTCGACACCCACCCTGAGCACCCCTTGAATCGACACCTGCTTACCTGGGCTCAGCAGCCAGAGGTGGAGTGGGGATCCACAGAACTCTTGCCCCAGATGCCGCCCCTCCTGCATCAACCTGCTGGGGGCAAGGTGGTTTTGGATCCCGATGAGCCGCCCCAGTTCCGCAGCAGTGGGATCCCTCACAGCGCCGGGACAGACCCGCTGATGGCAGAACGCCGCCGTCGCCGTCAGTTGGAGCGCAGCGAACGCCACAACGAGATCTTGCACCAGTTTCGCCGCTGGTTCCGCCTGGCAGGATTGGAAGTCCGGGAGGATCAGCATACCTTTGACTTTTTGGCCGTGGCGGACGGGCATCTGCTTTTGGCCGAAGTAAAGCTCCTGCACCACAAGGATGCGGCAGAGGCTTTGCAGGAAGTGGTGGGACAGTTGCTCTACTACGAGCGCTTTGCCCTCGGCCCTTGGATCGAGCAGGGCTTTTCCGTTCAGAAGGCCGCCGTTTTCGATGGGCCACCGCCAGATCCCTATGTGCGATTTCTAGAAGACCTGGGCATTGCTACCTACTGGATCAACGAGCAGCAGATGATCGATGGGCCGGAAAACTCTTTGCGTCTGCTGCGCCAGATGGGGGTGCGGGTACGACCGGATCCCGAATTGGGGGATTAGGGGAAAAAGCCTGCCCATGTTCTCCCCTGAGTTTTGACTCAGGCGGGGGTAACTTCTTGTCTTCTTAAGCGTACCTTAACTGCCCCTTTACTCAGATTCCTTCCTGAAGATGGTGTCCATATAGACGGTAAAAATACGGGATCCTTTGAAGTTTCGGGAGGAGTGAAGCAGATGTGGTCTAGGGTTACTTCGCGTCGTGTTGCCCAATCAATTGCGGTGCTAGTTTTTGGTTTGGTGCTTTTGGTTTCTCTTCAAGGGTTCGGCTCCAGAAGAACTCTTTTGCCAATACTTACACCTGTGCCCACACCGACCCCGACTTCAACACCCACAGCCACGCCAACACCGACGCCCACGCCGGGAGGCTGTGATCCCAACGCCAACCTGATCCCAGTTGGCACTGTCCAGGGCACTGGCTTCACTTCCCCCCTGGTGAACCAAACAGTCACGGTTTCTGGAATCGTAGTAGGAGACTTTGAAAATGAGGGGGTGGCTGGCCAAACCTATCTCCAGGGCTACTACCTACAAGATGATGGTGACGGGAATCCCGCCACATCAGATGGCATCTTCGTTTTCAGTGGCACAGCTAATAACGTCAGGCTTGGGGATAGGGTTCAGGTGACCGGAACGGTTGCTGAGTTCCGCCAGCAAACCCAGCTCTCCAACGTCACCAGCTTTACTGTCTGTAGCTCTGACAATCCGTTGCCGGCCCCAGTGCAGATCTCTCTACCGCTGACTGCGGAGCAAAGGGAAGCTCTGGAAGGAATGCTGGTCACATTTGGAAATCAGCCCCTGTTTGTAAGCGACTCCTTCTTGCTGGGACGCCACGGGGAGCTGAGTGTGGCCACAGAGCGGTTGTTCACTCCTACGCAAATTGCGGCTCCCAGCCAGGCAGCTGCCATTCAAGCGGAAAACGACCGAAAGCGGATTCGCATTGATGACCGGCTGCTCACCCAAAACCCAGATCCGGTTATCTACCCCACTCCGGGTGGCCTGAGCGCGGCTAACACTGTGCGCGGCGGCGATCGCGTCAGCAACATCACCGGGATCATGACCCAGTTGCGAGGCCGGAATGTCAGTGGCGATGTGGATGCGACCATCGACTACCGTATCCACCCCAATGATCCCAACAACTTGCCCAGGTTTACAGCCACCAACCCTCGCCCGCAAAACCCACCCTCAGTAGGGGGCTCCCTGAGGGTAGCTAGCTTTAACCTGTTCAACTACTTCAACACCTTTGGCAACGCCTGCTTCCCCAATAACTCCTCCTGTCAGGGAGCCAGCAACGCCACCGAGTTCACCCGCCAGCGGGATAAGCTCATCGAGGCTATTCGCCGCATGGATGCCGATATCGTAGGCCTCAACGAGTTAGAAAACGATGGATACGGTTCGAATAGTTCCATTCAGGATTTGGTGAACGGGCTCAACCAGGTCATGGGGGCAGGAACCTACGCCTTTGTGAATGTTGGAGTGCCCAACCTGGGCGGCGATGCCATCACCAACGGCTTTATCTACAAGCCAGCTACGGTTGAAATTGCCCCCGGCACTAACCCGGCCTTCCTGGACACAGGGGAATTCACCCAAGGCCCCGGACGCTTCCATCGTCCTCCTCTGGCTGTAACCTTCCGGCAGCGGAGCAACAACGCCACCTTCACTGTTGTGGTCAACCACTTCAAGTCCAAGGTTTCTCCCTGCGATCCTATTGACAACGATCCCTTCCAAGGCAATTGCAACGGCAACCGCACCCGGGCCGCTCAGCAACTCTTGAGCTGGCTCGCCACCAATCCAACTGGCTCCACCGATCCGGATGTGTTGATTATGGGGGATCTCAACTCCTACGCTATGGAGGATCCGATCAAAACTCTGGAGGCGGGCGGGTTCATCAACCTCAATGGCCCCAACAGCTACTCCTTTAGCTTCCAAGGACAGTGGGGATCTCTGGATCATGCCCTGGCCAACAGCAGTCTGAGACCCCAAGTTACAGGCTCAGCTAAGTGGCACATCAACGCTGATGAGCCCGTGAGCTTGGACTACACCCTGAGCTTCAAGAGTCCCTCTCAGCAGAGCCTCTTCTACGCCAGCGATCCCTTCCGCTCTTCCGACCACGATCCGGTGCTCGTTGGCTTGAACCTGACTCCGGCCCCAACACCGACACCGACGCCCACACCGACACCAACTCCTCCTTCCGTTAACCTGCCTTTGACTGAAGGCTTTGATAACTGCAACCCTGCTCCAGCCGGCTGGCAGATTGTGGATGTGGACGGCGACACCAGTCGTTCCTGGCGTTGTGTCAACTCCCTTGCCGAGGCCAACGCTTTCAACGGTCAGCAACCGGGTAATGACTGGCTGATCACTCCTCCTCTGAACCTGGCTTCCGTCAGCAACCCAGTTCTGACCTTCCGCAATCGGAGTTCTTTTAGAGATAACGGCCTTCCTCCTTCGCAACAACTAAGCGTTCTTTACTCCACCAACTACAGCGGTGCAGGCACTCCAGCGGCAGTGAATGCAGCCACTTGGACTGCTCTGACGATTCCCACTCTCTCTACGGGCAGCTTCGTCAACTCCGGCCCGATTTCTCTGGCTGGGATCCAGCCTTCCAACCGTGTTTACATTGCCTTCCGCTATCGCTCTTCTGGTACAGCTTCCGGCTCGGCCACTCGCTGGCGGGTGGATAGTGTCAACATCTCCGGGAACTAGGTGTGGGATCCTAGTGCCAACCTGAGTCTGATTGGCAGTGGCTGGGAAAGTGGATCTGCTTCCTCAGCCGTAACGCTCTCCTATGTGGTCTTGGCCGGGATCCACCGTTGCTCAGCGGGTTTCGAGCAGAGGGATTGACTTTTGGAGCACGGACTAAAGGGAGAGGAGCCGGGGGTGGTTGCCTTTGGCGGCACGGAGCGCTTAAGACACTTCGGGAGAAAAATGGTTGAGGATCCGGGGGGATTGCAATGTCCTCGTCTCAATCGAAATGACCTCATTATGGGATCCCCACCTGGGCGCAGATTTGCCCCTGTCGGTCGAACAACGTCACCGCCAACAGCAGGGATCGACCGGCATACTTTTGCACATAGCCTGTGGCTCTCTCCAGGATTTGGCGAGCCAACTCCTGCATCACGGGTGCTGCCCAGCCAAGGCCATCCAGATAGTGCACCGCTGCCTCTACTGTCCGCAACTCCAACACCTGCCGCGCCTGTTCTGCCGTTCCTCCGCGCCGGATCAGGGCTGCCGCCAGAATTTCCAAGCGAGCATCGGCCACGTGGCTGGAAGTGGTGAAGATCCCCCCTGCCAGCTTGATCAGCTTGCCGTGGTAGCCGATCAAATGAATGGACTCCGCCCCCCGCAGCGCCGCTTCCACCAGCAACGGCCCTATCCAATTGGCTACTCGCAGGATCTGGTCTTCCGGGATCCCTTGCCGCAGCGCCACCTGCTGCCCATGGCTGCCCACGCAAAAGATCAAATGCTTGTGCCGCTCCAACTTTTGTTGCAGCTCTTGGCGGGCTTGCTCTAAGCTCTCAACACTTGAGGAAGGCTCCACCTCCGCCCGCGTTCCCAACAGGGCCAGCCCTTCCAGCACCCCAAAAGCAGCATTGGAGGTGCGCTCGGCCAGCAGCTTTCCTTCAGGCAAGATAATGCGAACCCGCAACCGGCAATCGGGGGGGATCCCGGGCAAAAGATTGATCTCAAACAAACGGCGGGCATAGGCATAAATGGCCGGGCTGCCATCGGTGCGTCGCCCCAGCCCTTCCCCGGCTTCCAAGATCAAGGGGGGATCCTCGGGATCCCTCTCCTCCAACCTCACCCAAGCCCAGACCGGCGTGTCGCGGGTGAGATCCAGGTGGGGGCCGGGATCCGAGCGGGTAATGGCCAGAGCTGTTGTCTTCTCCAAGGCAGCTACCTGCTCCACCGGGATGTGGATCCGAGCCTCAAGGGACTGGGGCTCAGCCTGCACCGCAACAACCAAGCGCCCCCCTTCCTTCTCCAAAGGGATCCCCAGAAGGTGGTGAAGAGCAGCCCTGGCCGAGGCAACGGCGAAAACGGGCAAGGTATAGCCCCGCGGTCGGGATCCCTGAACAGCATCCTGCATCTGCACAGCTTTTTGCTTCGGAAATGGATGACCGGAAAACCAAAATCTCCGGAAAATGCACACCTCAATTGTGGCTTGTGAGAGAACCCAGGAGTTTCGGGGAACACCTCCCGGAAGCAATCGTTAAATGATCTGGGGGAAGAAGAGGGGATCCGAAATTTGCCTTTTTCAATGAAGGTAGTCGAAAACTGGGGCAGCTATGAGCGAAGCAGTGCAGCACTACCTTGAGCGTCTGGAGTCGCAAATACAGGAGCTAAAAGCTGCCATCGAGCGGATGCCCGAGCAGGTGGTGGCTGTTCTCCTGGCTACCCAGGAAGCCAAAAAAAACACCCCCACCCCCTCCCGTTACAGCGTTCTAATCTCAGACTTGGTGGAAGATGGCAGCCACAACTTCCTGCTGGATGATGAACCCACCGTGGTGAGCAACCGCAGCATGGGGCATGAGCTGGCCCCCGAAGCCCAAATACAGCGCCTGAGTGCCCAGTTAACCGCTGCCTACAACCGCATTGCCGCTCTGGAAGAGCAGCTCTTGGCCCAGCGCTTGCAACACTAAACCAAACCGACAGTCGTCCGGACCGGTCTGGAAAGGCTTCAACGGGGAACAGCAGAGGGCTTGCCTTTGCGTTGCACATCCTGCATCTGGAAGCCGTGCTTGCGCAGCTCTTGATCCAGCACCAGCTCGTTTTCCACGTGATCCACAAACAACACGCCGTTGAGGTGGTCGATTTCGTGTTGGATCACCCGCGCCAGCAAATCGTCCGCTCGAAGGGTGCGGGGCCGCCCCGTTTCATCCTTGAACGAAACCACAATCCCTTCTGGGCGCATGACCTCGCAGAATACCCCCGGAATGCTCAGGCAACCCTCCTGCCCGGCAACGGCCTCGCCAATGTACTCCCGGATCTCCGGGTTGATCAGCACCAGCGGTGGCACCTCCGGCTTATCGGGATAAAGATCCACCACAATCATGCGCTTGGGAATGCCAACCTGCGGAGCCGCCAGACCAATCCCATCAAAGCTGTACATGGTCTGCAGCATGTCCCGGGCAAGCTGGCGGATCTCGTCGTTGACCTGGCTGATGCGCTTGGCCGGCTGCCGCAGCACCTTGTCCCCCATGCGATAAATGCGCAGGGGCGGATGCTTCAGCTTCACTTTGGGAACAGCAACAGAAAGGGTAGCCACCATCTGGCAGATCTCACAGAATAACAGCAGGTATCAGGCCTGGATCCCTATTCTACATTCAGTCCCAGTTGCGCCGAAACCACTGTTGCCTAACTCTCTTCTCCTTTTTGGTTTTGAAGAGGGGGTAGGGACCTGTTTGGGATGATCATGGCTCAGGGTTGCCGTCGCCAGCCTCTGGAAGTCGTTGGGCCTGTTGGTCAATTCCCTGCTTAAAGCCCAAGGCCACCAAAATATTGGAGAGGGTGAGAAAAGCCTCTGCCCCTCCATGCAAGGGATCCACATTGGCCAGGGAAGTGCCGTAGTGCATCTGAGCGTACAGCCCTGCCGGGATGCTGACGGCCACAAAAAGCAACAACAGCCAAAATCCAACCAAAGCCAAACGTGGGATCCGGCGCAGCCGCGACAGAAAGAATAAAAAGACCAAGTAAGGGAACAGAGAGAGGGCAAATAAACTGTTCATCGCCTAGTCGGGATCCCCCTCCTGTGCAGGCTCGTCGGCTCTCTCAGCTCGCCAAATGCGGTAGGCAGCCCAAGCCAAGGTGCAGTTGCCCAGCAAGGTGAAGCTGGCCTGTGCAGTCACCACCCAGTCTAACTTGGGGTCGTTGTCAAACCAGTGCCAGGTGATCGCGCACATCGCCCCCGACAAAGCAGGCAGCATCGCCCAGCTCAAACTTCGCCATTCGGGCTGGCCCACCCGCTCCCCAAATTGCCACACGAGCACAATAGCAGCGATCCACTCCAAGACGCTGGCAATGTGAATCCACCAGGTGGGAAGCGAAAGGGCGTGCATCAGGCGCTGAGGGAATGACGCAGCAGTTGGCGGTAAGTGGCCTCCTGCAACAGCATTTGCTTGTGCAGTTTGACCAAAATGTCTTTGGCCTGCTCGGGGCTCATGCGAGAAACCAAGGTCTCGAAAGCCCGCTGGCGAAATTGCTGCTCCAAAGAAAGCTCTAGCGTTTCATCCATCATTATCACCTCAGGGTGCTCAGGTAGAGAGGTCTGCAAAGAGTTCCAACAGCGCAGATCTGGCCAGGTAGTGCAAGCAGGATAATACATATCTTAACAAATCGCAACAACGTGACAAGATGCCGGATCTCGACGTGCCGGAAGGGAGCTTGGCCGAGGCGAGGGCAGAGGCATTCAACCCAATGGCAGAAAAAGTACAGGCCCGTCAAGTTTGACGAAAGCGCATTTTGGATGGGGAAGGGGGAAGATTTTCCGGCAGGGATCCCTTTACATCCCGTCATGTTCGGCGATTCGGCAGGGCTCCATGATAGAAGTGAAGTACTCTGGAGCTTTGTTGCCACCCTTGCTGATTGGTGACTTACTTTGCTTGAATTGCCATGACCATTTTTGTGGGGAACCTAAACTATAAAGCCTCAACAGAAGAACTGAAAGCTTTCTTCCAGCAGAGGTGGAACGTTAAGTCGGTTACAATCCCGATAGACCGAGAGACAGGTCAGACACGAGGCTTCGCGTTTGTGGATCTGGCAACCGAAGCTGAGGAGGACGAAGCCATCGAGAGCGCGAACGGGCAGGAATTCATGGGCCGGCCTCTGCGTTTGGATCGAGCCAGGCCCCGCCGCCAAGCCTAAGCAAAGATTGTTCAACCCTGGGTTTGCCATTCTGGGCAACCAAAGGACTCCGTCCCGCTAACGCGAACGGCAAGGTTTATCCCAACAGATGGGAGAGCTGCAAAGTCTCCAAGAGCGCCCAAGATGGTAAGGTTGCTACATCTTTCCGACATTCATCTGGGCAGTGGTCTTGCCTACGGCCACATTAACCCAGCTACCGGCCTGAATACCCGTTTGGAAGATTTTGTAGCTTCTTTGCGCTTGTGCATTGACCATGCTCTCAACCAAGCGGTGGATCTGGTGTTGTTTGGGGGCGATGCTTTCCCCGATGCGACACCCCCCCCTCTCCATCAAGAGCTTTTTGCCCAACAGTTTCGCCGCCTGGCCGATGCAGGGATCCCAACCGTCCTGTTGGTGGGCAACCACGATCAGTACGGGCAGGGACAGGGAGGCAACAGCCTGGCTATCTACCGCGCTTTGGGGGTCTCAGGCTTTATTGTGGGGGACAGACTGGAAACTCATCGGATCGAAACTCGCGGTGGCCCGGTGCAGGTGACCACTTTACCTTGGCTGAGTCGCTCTGCTCTACTCGCCCAACAGGAAAGCTTGGCGCTTGAAGGGGAAATCCTCGCGCATCAGCTCCTGCAGCGCCTCCGCCTAGCCCTAGAAGGGGAGATCCGCACCCTGCAGCCAGGGATCCCGGCGATTTTGTTGGCTCACGTCATGGTGGAGACAGCCCGCTACGGAGCAGAACGCCATCTTTCGGTGGGCAGAGGATTTACGGTGCCCCTTTCGCTGCTGGCTCGGCCTGCCTATCAATATGTTGCCTTGGGGCATGTACACCGTCACCAGGTGCTGTGTCGGGATCCCTTGATGCTCTATCCCGGCAGCATTGAGCGGGTGGATTTTGGCGAAGAAAAAGAGGAAAAAGGCTGTGTGCTGGTGGAAGTCACCCCTACGGGGGCCAGCTATGAATTTTTGCCCCTGCCAACCCGTACCTTTCACACCATTCGCCTGGATCTGAGCGCAGATCCACCCCAGCAGGCGCAGTCCAAGCTGCTGGCCGCCATCGCCAAGGCCCCCGTGGCCGGCTCCATCCTGCGGTTGATCTACCGCATACGGCCCGACCAGCTAGAGTGCATTGATGAGCGGGCTCTGCACAACGCTCTTGCCCCTGCTTTTAGCTACACCATCGCCCCAGAAGTGGTCAGCCCCAGCCGCATCCGTCTGCCGGGATGGGATCCCAGCCGACTTGAGCCCCTGACGGCTCTGGAGCAGTATTTGGCCAACCGCAGCGATCTGGCCCCCTTGCACAACGATTTGCTGGCCGCCGCCCGTCAGTTGTTGGAGGAATATGCGGATCCCTTGCAGGACTGGGATCCCAACTGGGAGGAGCCGGGAGCTTCAAGCCCTGCCTCAGCAGAAGAGGAGCAGTTGCCTTTGTTTTGAGATGCTCCCTT
Proteins encoded in this region:
- a CDS encoding metallophosphoesterase family protein, which codes for MVRLLHLSDIHLGSGLAYGHINPATGLNTRLEDFVASLRLCIDHALNQAVDLVLFGGDAFPDATPPPLHQELFAQQFRRLADAGIPTVLLVGNHDQYGQGQGGNSLAIYRALGVSGFIVGDRLETHRIETRGGPVQVTTLPWLSRSALLAQQESLALEGEILAHQLLQRLRLALEGEIRTLQPGIPAILLAHVMVETARYGAERHLSVGRGFTVPLSLLARPAYQYVALGHVHRHQVLCRDPLMLYPGSIERVDFGEEKEEKGCVLVEVTPTGASYEFLPLPTRTFHTIRLDLSADPPQQAQSKLLAAIAKAPVAGSILRLIYRIRPDQLECIDERALHNALAPAFSYTIAPEVVSPSRIRLPGWDPSRLEPLTALEQYLANRSDLAPLHNDLLAAARQLLEEYADPLQDWDPNWEEPGASSPASAEEEQLPLF